Genomic segment of Malus domestica chromosome 15, GDT2T_hap1:
GAGACCTTGGGTGCAAGGGTTCAAAGATGTTGGATTTTTGGATATTTTTTAAAAGGTTTATTCCACCCCTTTTATTGGGTTGGGAATTTATGATTATGGGTTATACTTATGGGGTTTTTAGATTTAGGCTGCCTCTTGTTAAATTATGAATTGTGAGGTTGGATTTTTGGCTATGgtaatttttcttaaaaatgtTTTTCACTGCCCCTTTTATTGTATTATGAATTTAGATTATGGTTTTAAGGTTCTGACTGCCATTTTATTGTATAGTGAATTTGTGGTCATGGATTTGTGTTTATGGTTTTTCACATTTTCGATGCTGTGTCATCATGTTAAAGAATTATGAACAATGGTTTACATTTATGGGGTTTTTAGTTTACTGTCATTATATTATATCATGAATCTGTAAATATGatttatgattatgaattttcaatttttcactaACCTTTTACAGTATTATGAGTTCATTATGATGGTTTCAGCCAAAGGCTACGTGCTTTCTCATGATTTTGTTTGCTTAAATTTCTGTTTCTGCTTTGGATTTGATCCAGTTTCCAAATCAATTTAGAGGATTAGTACATGGATCCTCCTCCTTCATTGTCTTGCGCATATATATGTCTAGGTTCCGCCAAATCTTGGCCTGGGTCTTGATTTCACTTTTCAGTTAGCTTGTCATTCTTTTGCCTAATTTCTCTAATTTTACTTTTGTGATAGGaatgacgaagaagaagaagaagggcaaACCAGCTTCCCAAAAGGCAGCACCTACCGGCTCCAAAACTAAGAAGCGAAATTTGCCTCAGAGCACTGAAGAGCCTTCCAAGTCTCGGAAAATGCCCAAGCGGGCTGCTGCATGTACAGACTTTAAAGAGAAGTCTGTTCACATTTCTGAAAAATCTAATCTTATTGAAAGCAAGAAGGATCGAGTAGTTGATCAAGAAACTGATGCTATACTCCTGACTTCTGGCGAGGACCAAGATGCAGCACGCCCAAACAGATGGCTGACTGATTTTATTGTGCATGATGAAAGTGGGTTACCCCAGCCTGTTGAGATGTTGGAAGTTGCTGACATGTTTATATCTGGTACTATATTGCCTCTCAATGAAAGTTCTGACAAGGACAAGGAAAGAGGTGTTAGATGTGAAGGTTTTGGGCGAATAGAATCTTGGAACATCTCTGGTTATGAAGAGGGCTCTCCTGTGATATGGCTCTCAACTGATGTTGCTGATTATGATTGTCGTAAACCTGCCAGCTCCTATAGGAAATACCATGATCAATTCTTTGAGAAAGCGCGTGCTTGCATAGAGGTTTACAAAAAGCTGTCAAAATCCAAATCTGACACTACTCTTGATGAATTACTTGCTGCCATTGCTCGATCAATGAGTGGAACCAAATTCTTTTCCGGTACTGCAGCTATCAAAGAATTTGTTATATCTCAAGGCGAGTTTATCTATGATCAACTGGTAGGTTTGGAGGAAACATCAAAGAAGAATGATCTGCCGTTTACAGAGCTGCCTGTTCTTGCTGCCCTTAGAGATGAGAGCAGAAAGTGTGGAAGTTTTGTGCAATCAAAACCGGCAACTTCAAATGGAACTCTAAAGATTGGTTCGGAAGTTATAGGCGGAGAGGATGGACTGATTTCAGCCGGTTCATCCATAGTTGAAGCTGAGGAAAATGAGGATGTAAAGTTGGCAAGACTTTTGCAAGAAGAAGAGTACTGGAAGTCAATGAAACAGAAAAAGCGTCAGGGTTCTGCCCCTGGGTCGAGCAAATACTACATCAAAATTAATGAAGATGAGATTGCCAATGATTATCCTCTACCTGCTTATTACAAGAATTCCATTGAAGAAACTGACGAGCTCATAGTTTTTGACAATGACTATGATATCTTAAATGTTGATGACCTTCCTCGAAGCATGCTTCATAATTGGTGTCTGTACAATTCAGACTCAAGATTGATTTCATTGGAACTTCTTCCAATGAAACCTTGTGCAGACATTGATGTTACCATTTTTGGGTCGGGGGCTATGACTGGAGATGATGGAAGCGGCTTTTTTCTTGATTCTGATGGTTCTTCAAGTGGTCCAGGAGCAAAGGATGCTGATGGAATGCCGATTTACTTGAGTGCAATAAAGGAGTGGATGATTGAATTGggagcatcaatgatctcaataTCAATCCGAACAGATTTGGCCTGGTATAGACTTGGACAGCCATCTAAGCAGTATGCTCTGTGGTATGAACCAATTCTAAAAACAGCAAAGGTTGGTAGAAGCATAATCACATTGCTGAAAGAGCAAAGTCGAGTAGCACGGCTTTCTTTTGCAGAGGTCATTAAGAGATTGTCAGGGTTTCCAAAGGACCACTGTGCGTACATTTCTTCTGATCCGGCATTTGTTGAGAGATATGTGGTTGTCCATGGACAGATAATACTGCAACTGTTTTCAGAATTTCCTGATGCGCAGATTAAAAAGTGCCCATTTGTGGTTGGACTTACAAAGAAAATGGAGGAGAGACACCATACTAAGTGGTtggtaaagaagaagaaggttgtGGAGAAGAGTGGATCAAACTTGAACCCGAGGGCATCCATGGGACCTGTGGTTTCCAAGAAGAAGGCAATGCGGGCTACAACAACAAGGCTGATCAACAGAATCTGGGGGGAGTACTATTTAAATTACTCTCCAGAAGATTCGAATGAGGAGGAAGCTAATGGTGAAAAGAAAGAGCAGGAAGttgaagaagaggaggataAGGAGGACATAGAAgaggatgatgatgaagagAACGATAATGCAGCAGTAACGGAACAAGCCCAGAAGCCTAGTTCAATTTCAAGACAAACTAAATCATGCTCCAACAACAAGGAGATTCTGTGGGATGGGGAGCCTGTAGGCACAACATGTTCTGGCGAAGCTCTTTATATGCGTGCCAGTCTTCGTGGAGATGAAATTTCTGTTGGTGGTGCAGTCTTGGTAGAACTTGATGGATCAGATGAACTTCCTGCCATTTATTATGTGGAGTATATGTATGAAACAAGAAATGGAAGCAAAATGTTTCATGGGAGATTGATGGAACGAGGATCTCAGACTGTTCTTGGCAACACTGCCAACGAGAGGGAGGTATTTTTGACAAATGAGTGCACGAACTTGGCATTAAAGGTTGTTAAAGAGACATCAGTTGTGGATATCAAATTATTGCCGTGGGGGCATCAGTACAGGAAGGAGAATGAGGAAGCTAGCCAAAAAGACAGAGAAAGGGCAGAAGATAGGAAGAAGAAGGGATTGCCAACTGAATATTACTGTAAAAGCTTGTATTGCCCCGGGGAAGGTGCATTCTTTAGCCTTTCCTGTGATACCATGGGTCTGGGTTCTGGTGCTTGCAACTCTTGCAAAGTGCACGAAGCTGAGGAGGCCAAGGAGATTTTTAAAGTGAATTCATCAAAGACTGGTTTTGTATACAGGGGAGCCGAGTACTCAGTTCATGATTATGTCTATTTAAGTCCCCATTTGTTTTCTACTGAAAGGATGGAAACTGAAACTTTCAAGGCTGGTAGGAATTTGGGTCTGAGAGCTTATGTTGTGTGTCAAGTGCTGGAGATAATTGGTACAAAGGAATCTAAACGACCTGGACCAGAATCTACCCAGGTTAAAGTGAGAAGATTTTTCAGACCAGAGGACATTTCGGTTGAGAAGGCATACTGTTCTGATATTAGAGAGGTCTACTACAGTGAAGAAACACACCTTGTGACTGTTGATGATATAGAAGGAAAATGTGAAGTCAGAAAGAAGAGTGATCTTCCAGTATGCAATGCTCCTGTCACTTTTGAGCATATCTTCTTCTGTGAGTATCTGTATGATCCTTCTAATGGGTCTATCAAGCAGTTGCTGGCGGCCATCAAACTGAGGTACTCAACAGGAGGAGGTGGTGCGGAATCTACGAAGAGGAAGGGGAAAATCAAAGAAGGAGAAGATGTTTCAGAAGTTGAGAAACAGAGAGTTGATGCTGAGCAGAAACGTCTAGCCACATTAGATATATTTGCCGGGTGTGGTGGCTTGTCTGAAGGGCTGCGTCAGGCTGGCATTTCATTAACCAAGTGGGCAATTGAGTACGAAGAGCCTGCTGGTGATGCTTTCAAACTGAACCATCCCGAGTCACTGGTGTTTATCAATAACTGCAATGTGATCTTAAGGGCTGTAATGGAGAAATGTGGGGATACAGATGATTGCATCTCAACTTCTGAAGCTGCTGAATTGGCTAAAGCACTTGATGAGAAGGTTAAGAATGATCTGCCACTGCCATGGCAAGTGgatttcatcaatggaggacctcCATGCCAGGGTTTCTCTGGAATGAATAGGTTCAACCAAAGCACTTGGAGTAAAGTTCAGTGTGAAATGATTTTGGCATTCTTGTCCTTTGCTGACTACTTCCGGCCAAAGTATTTCCTCCTGGAGAATGTGAGGAACCTTGTGTCTTTCAACAAAGGACAGACTTTCCGTCTGACTCTGGCTTCCCTTCTTGAGATGGGTTACCAGGTGAGGTTTGGTATTCTGGAAGCTGGAGCTTATGGAGTTTCCCAGTCACGGAAGCGAGCATTCATATGGGCAGCTGCGCCCGATGAGATTCTCCCGGAGTGGCCAGAGCCAATGCATGTCTTTGGTGTACCAGAGTTGAAGATCAATTTGTCAGGGAACTCATATTATGCTGCCGTTCGAAGTACTGCAGGGGGAGCCCCTTTCCGTTCCATAACTGTCAGAGATACAATTGGAGATCTCCCAGCTGTAGGAAATGGAGCTTCTAAGGTCAATCTGGAGTACGAAGGAGACCCCATCTCATGGTTCCAGAAGAAAATGCGAGGGGAGATGGCTGTTCTGACTGATCACATTTCGAAAGAAATGAATGAGCTGAATCTCATTCGCTGCCAGAGGATTCCAAAGCGGCCAGGTGCTGATTGGCAATGCCTTCCAGACGAAAAGGTGAAGCTCTCTACTGGACAGATTGTTGACTTAATCCCGTGGTGCTTGCCCAACACGGCCAAGCGCCACAATCAGTGGAAGGGCCTGTTCGGAAGGCTTGACTGGGAAGGCAACTTCCCAACCTCCATCACAGATCCCCAGCCAATGGGAAAGGTGGGAATGTGCTTCCACCCTGACCAGGACAGAATTCTGACAGTTCGGGAATGCGCTCGGTCTCAAGGATTCAGGGATAACTACCAGTTTTCGGGCAACATTCTTCACAAGCACAGGCAGATTGGAAATGCAGTTCCTCCTACTTTGGCCTATGCGTTGGGACGAAAACTCAAGGAAGCAGTGGACAGCAAGAACAAGGCAGAGGAGTAGTTCGTGGTCGTGTTTTTCTATGTTGTAGTAATATGTTCCATTTCGTTGCCGAAAAACCACAGTTGTCTTTCATCTTTTTATTTGCTCTGGCTGTTTACTTGGCCTTTGAACTTGTAGATTTCAATTTCAATACACACAGGCAATTTACATAaagaaaatttttatttgaattcataTAACCTCTTTTTATACCAATTTTACTCTCTAcattcatattatttttaattaaattactgATATCTTTTTAAACTCATAGTCACTATCTAAACTAGtatgtaaatttatttttacatccattataaaaataaataaaaaactcaaaatgaGTATTAATGAATGTTTGGCAACtcattcaattttaaatctTTTGGTTGAAACAAGAGAGTAGTAAAATGAATGATGTTAATTCATCCACGCAAAGGTTCAGTATTATACTCTTACACAAAATCATCTTCAGAATAATTAAGTGACGCTTGTGAAAGTTTAGAGATTACACTGATTGCTGGTGCTATAAACTCTTGAAATCAAAATTATTTATCATTCTAATGCTTACTACTGCTTATCtacatacatataaaaaaataaaaataaataagaacttTTGTTTTATCTGAAGTCTTATAGTTGAATTCTCAATTGCACATTCAACACTTCGTTCATCGGGTGCGTAACATTCAACTACGAAACAGAAATTTTAAAGTATTCAAAACTGTGAAGTTAGCTGTTTCAGATTGGGCCGCGTAGCACGGCAACATCGATTGGCAAGGATCATGTGTGGTGGGTCCCGGGTTGAATCATGACATGTCACGTGTCCACGTGTCCTATGCTGAAGCTGTCCCCGGAAGGTAAATTTTCTGTCATGTGGTACAAATCTTGAaagagagtgagtgagtgaaAGCCAAGTCAAAGCGTCAACAATTTTTTTCACCTAATGGTATCAGATggacttggatcctctcctgagcccaaggaggggatcctcctgaccaaatgacttggaccgttggatgaaaatccaacggctacaaacagggatcCCTTTacagttataataattatagccgttggattttcatccaacggtccaaatcctttggtcaggaggatcctctcctcgggctcaggagaggatccaagtccGTATCAGATCTCCTAATCAACGCCCACGTGTCCACAGCAGCATTTATTGTATTTTGTCCTTGAAAAACCGCTTATAATCTTGTCCCGTTGCTCTGCTCTTCCAACGTAAATTGGAAAAACGGCAATTAACGGCTCATTTCTTACGCTttccacactctctctctctctctttctctcttttcttcttcttcctccttggcCTCTCTCGTCGTCGGTTATTTCAAAGCAGGTAGAGCAATTTGGCTTCTCAGCCGTGGGATTTATTTTTGTTGGTCTGAGATTCTGAGGACAGCACAGatcatcatccatgtttgtCAGAAAGCTTGTGGAGAAGGCTTCCAAGAAGGTAAGTgatcatcttcttccctctcttCGTTTTTTAATACATGCGACactggagagagagagggagatttGAACGCGGAATTTTAAACTTAGATCTCAACGTTTTTAACCAACTGAGTTACAATCGGCTTgtaaacgttttttttttagtacgtGATGATTTTGATCCATTCTTCTCATCCTCcctcttcttgttcttgtttttgtcAAAAAGGAGAAATAGGGTATTGGATTACAATTTTGATTAAGATAATAGATTGTCAGGCAAATAAAGTTGTTTGTTATCATATATGTTGCATCTTTTGCCGTTGGATGCACGTTGCTTCccaatttttaataataatttttgaaCTTTGGTAGTCGTTGAGAGTTTAGATTGTTTCAAAATTGTCAGTTGATGTGTGAGTGTGTTTGTTAGtaaaaaaatgaggtaaaaaacATTGAACAAATAGTACACTTCCATATTTAGAGGAAAGTTTTCTATGGCTACATATATGCACAAATTGGGATGAAATTTATTTTAGAATTTTCATGATTAATTCGCAATTAAGTGATTGGATTTGTTTTAATTTCCCATTCGCTTGATATAgaccaattttttaaatcaaatttgtgtcatcaatagaaaataagtacgttaaataatatttaagtaataattcaatttttAACAACCacgttatataatttataaaatttaatataaacaGTTATtcagtctctctagcattaacTAATAGAAAAAGACCAACTCACAGATGGAGTGTGACATATAAAGGTATATGTGTCGGTTTGGTGGATGAGAGACGTTACTAAAATTAGTATACTGTAATGCGTTGCTTTACCCATTTAATGAGTCAATATTTTGGGAAAAAAAGAGTGAATTTTAACTAAAAGCACcgggtactgttcactttaacgaaaaatcacatttttacactaaaaagtcaatcctggtactattcactttaccctttattttgtccttatcattaaaattcaaagttttagaggtcgcacttggtgcgatggcaagtgccttcgcccatgagcggtaggtctcgggttcgagacttgggagcagcctcttcataaaatgggggtaaggctagccgacattcacctctctcagactctgcgtaaagcgggagccttgtgcactgggtacgacctttattaaaattcaaagttttcaagtcattttcattagttttcctaaaaaaaacgtttttaatAGGTGGGGCCTTGTGAAGAGGTGGCCGGTTGGATAAGAAACAAGCCAATATGCTTtcattttcatacttttcataacAAGAATATGTAGATAATACtttaattaattgaaaataGTCCATAGTTTTAACTTTAATGTCGTTTTGGGCATTGTCTTATCCAATTTGGCATTCAATTAGACAAAAGCTATTCGTGTGCTTTTAGGTCACGAAAAAATCTTCAATACGAGCATCCTGACTATGTGTATGGTCCGTATGCACATACATAAAAGCACTTGTTTCACTATAATCTTTCACACACACGTAATTTTCACTATTTCTGTTTGTTACAGTGCGTCACAGCCTCACTGAATACTTTTTGCTAAATATAAATAACACTTGTGAAATTGTAAGCATCAGTAAGTTTCGTTTGAActtgttttataaaaaaatcatgatagtattCCTATATCCTATTGAGTTTACTTGTCTTGATATCCttcctcttttcctttttgaCTCCTCCTTCTTACAAGGGGAATGAGACCTTATTAGAAACCTCACCTTTTCAGTTGGTTTCAACACTAACTTAGGTCTCA
This window contains:
- the LOC103425030 gene encoding DNA (cytosine-5)-methyltransferase 1-like isoform X2 — protein: MDPPPSLSCAYICLGMTKKKKKGKPASQKAAPTGSKTKKRNLPQSTEEPSKSRKMPKRAAACTDFKEKSVHISEKSNLIESKKDRVVDQETDAILLTSGEDQDAARPNRWLTDFIVHDESGLPQPVEMLEVADMFISGTILPLNESSDKDKERGVRCEGFGRIESWNISGYEEGSPVIWLSTDVADYDCRKPASSYRKYHDQFFEKARACIEVYKKLSKSKSDTTLDELLAAIARSMSGTKFFSGTAAIKEFVISQGEFIYDQLVGLEETSKKNDLPFTELPVLAALRDESRKCGSFVQSKPATSNGTLKIGSEVIGGEDGLISAGSSIVEAEENEDVKLARLLQEEEYWKSMKQKKRQGSAPGSSKYYIKINEDEIANDYPLPAYYKNSIEETDELIVFDNDYDILNVDDLPRSMLHNWCLYNSDSRLISLELLPMKPCADIDVTIFGSGAMTGDDGSGFFLDSDGSSSGPGAKDADGMPIYLSAIKEWMIELGASMISISIRTDLAWYRLGQPSKQYALWYEPILKTAKVGRSIITLLKEQSRVARLSFAEVIKRLSGFPKDHCAYISSDPAFVERYVVVHGQIILQLFSEFPDAQIKKCPFVVGLTKKMEERHHTKWLVKKKKVVEKSGSNLNPRASMGPVVSKKKAMRATTTRLINRIWGEYYLNYSPEDSNEEEANGEKKEQEVEEEEDKEDIEEDDDEENDNAAVTEQAQKPSSISRQTKSCSNNKEILWDGEPVGTTCSGEALYMRASLRGDEISVGGAVLVELDGSDELPAIYYVEYMYETRNGSKMFHGRLMERGSQTVLGNTANEREVFLTNECTNLALKVVKETSVVDIKLLPWGHQYRKENEEASQKDRERAEDRKKKGLPTEYYCKSLYCPGEGAFFSLSCDTMGLGSGACNSCKVHEAEEAKEIFKVNSSKTGFVYRGAEYSVHDYVYLSPHLFSTERMETETFKAGRNLGLRAYVVCQVLEIIGTKESKRPGPESTQVKVRRFFRPEDISVEKAYCSDIREVYYSEETHLVTVDDIEGKCEVRKKSDLPVCNAPVTFEHIFFCEYLYDPSNGSIKQLLAAIKLRYSTGGGGAESTKRKGKIKEGEDVSEVEKQRVDAEQKRLATLDIFAGCGGLSEGLRQAGISLTKWAIEYEEPAGDAFKLNHPESLVFINNCNVILRAVMEKCGDTDDCISTSEAAELAKALDEKVKNDLPLPWQVDFINGGPPCQGFSGMNRFNQSTWSKVQCEMILAFLSFADYFRPKYFLLENVRNLVSFNKGQTFRLTLASLLEMGYQVRFGILEAGAYGVSQSRKRAFIWAAAPDEILPEWPEPMHVFGVPELKINLSGNSYYAAVRSTAGGAPFRSITVRDTIGDLPAVGNGASKVNLEYEGDPISWFQKKMRGEMAVLTDHISKEMNELNLIRCQRIPKRPGADWQCLPDEKVKLSTGQIVDLIPWCLPNTAKRHNQWKGLFGRLDWEGNFPTSITDPQPMGKVGMCFHPDQDRILTVRECARSQGFRDNYQFSGNILHKHRQIGNAVPPTLAYALGRKLKEAVDSKNKAEE
- the LOC103425030 gene encoding DNA (cytosine-5)-methyltransferase 1-like isoform X1, which translates into the protein MGSAAAAEAAEAAAVLETKGANGAKPPASPSSGMTKKKKKGKPASQKAAPTGSKTKKRNLPQSTEEPSKSRKMPKRAAACTDFKEKSVHISEKSNLIESKKDRVVDQETDAILLTSGEDQDAARPNRWLTDFIVHDESGLPQPVEMLEVADMFISGTILPLNESSDKDKERGVRCEGFGRIESWNISGYEEGSPVIWLSTDVADYDCRKPASSYRKYHDQFFEKARACIEVYKKLSKSKSDTTLDELLAAIARSMSGTKFFSGTAAIKEFVISQGEFIYDQLVGLEETSKKNDLPFTELPVLAALRDESRKCGSFVQSKPATSNGTLKIGSEVIGGEDGLISAGSSIVEAEENEDVKLARLLQEEEYWKSMKQKKRQGSAPGSSKYYIKINEDEIANDYPLPAYYKNSIEETDELIVFDNDYDILNVDDLPRSMLHNWCLYNSDSRLISLELLPMKPCADIDVTIFGSGAMTGDDGSGFFLDSDGSSSGPGAKDADGMPIYLSAIKEWMIELGASMISISIRTDLAWYRLGQPSKQYALWYEPILKTAKVGRSIITLLKEQSRVARLSFAEVIKRLSGFPKDHCAYISSDPAFVERYVVVHGQIILQLFSEFPDAQIKKCPFVVGLTKKMEERHHTKWLVKKKKVVEKSGSNLNPRASMGPVVSKKKAMRATTTRLINRIWGEYYLNYSPEDSNEEEANGEKKEQEVEEEEDKEDIEEDDDEENDNAAVTEQAQKPSSISRQTKSCSNNKEILWDGEPVGTTCSGEALYMRASLRGDEISVGGAVLVELDGSDELPAIYYVEYMYETRNGSKMFHGRLMERGSQTVLGNTANEREVFLTNECTNLALKVVKETSVVDIKLLPWGHQYRKENEEASQKDRERAEDRKKKGLPTEYYCKSLYCPGEGAFFSLSCDTMGLGSGACNSCKVHEAEEAKEIFKVNSSKTGFVYRGAEYSVHDYVYLSPHLFSTERMETETFKAGRNLGLRAYVVCQVLEIIGTKESKRPGPESTQVKVRRFFRPEDISVEKAYCSDIREVYYSEETHLVTVDDIEGKCEVRKKSDLPVCNAPVTFEHIFFCEYLYDPSNGSIKQLLAAIKLRYSTGGGGAESTKRKGKIKEGEDVSEVEKQRVDAEQKRLATLDIFAGCGGLSEGLRQAGISLTKWAIEYEEPAGDAFKLNHPESLVFINNCNVILRAVMEKCGDTDDCISTSEAAELAKALDEKVKNDLPLPWQVDFINGGPPCQGFSGMNRFNQSTWSKVQCEMILAFLSFADYFRPKYFLLENVRNLVSFNKGQTFRLTLASLLEMGYQVRFGILEAGAYGVSQSRKRAFIWAAAPDEILPEWPEPMHVFGVPELKINLSGNSYYAAVRSTAGGAPFRSITVRDTIGDLPAVGNGASKVNLEYEGDPISWFQKKMRGEMAVLTDHISKEMNELNLIRCQRIPKRPGADWQCLPDEKVKLSTGQIVDLIPWCLPNTAKRHNQWKGLFGRLDWEGNFPTSITDPQPMGKVGMCFHPDQDRILTVRECARSQGFRDNYQFSGNILHKHRQIGNAVPPTLAYALGRKLKEAVDSKNKAEE